One window of Corynebacterium doosanense CAU 212 = DSM 45436 genomic DNA carries:
- a CDS encoding Mrp/NBP35 family ATP-binding protein encodes MTITESAVESALSRVDDPEIGKPITELGMVKSIEVTGDDVAVELYLTIAGCPMKSTIESNTRAALEEIEGVGTVSVAMDVMSDEQRRELRRSLRGDSPEPVIQFSQPDSTTRVYAVASGKGGVGKSSMTVNLALALAAKGLSVGVLDADIYGHSVPGLLGSTQGPSVVDDMILPPIAHGIKHISIGHFVEGNAPIVWRGPMLHRAIQQFLGDVYWGDLDVLLMDLPPGTGDVALSVAQLLPNAELLIVTTPQAAAAEVAERAGSIVQQTRQRVAGVIENMSAMVLPDGTVMDVFGSGGGQTVADRLTTLTGTDVALMGQIPLDPQLRIHGDDGQPVVVSEPDSPAAKAVREIADQLAVRRESLAGKRLGLGVTTK; translated from the coding sequence ATGACTATTACTGAATCTGCTGTAGAAAGCGCGCTCTCCCGGGTCGACGACCCGGAGATCGGCAAACCCATCACCGAGCTGGGGATGGTGAAGTCCATCGAGGTCACCGGCGACGACGTCGCCGTCGAGCTCTACCTCACTATCGCCGGCTGCCCGATGAAGAGCACCATCGAGTCCAACACCCGGGCCGCACTCGAGGAGATCGAGGGCGTCGGCACCGTCTCCGTCGCCATGGACGTCATGAGCGACGAGCAGCGCAGGGAACTGCGCCGCTCCCTGCGCGGCGACTCCCCCGAGCCGGTGATCCAGTTCTCCCAGCCCGACTCCACCACGCGTGTGTACGCGGTGGCCTCGGGCAAGGGCGGCGTGGGCAAGTCGTCCATGACCGTCAACCTCGCGCTCGCTCTCGCGGCGAAGGGCCTCAGCGTCGGCGTGCTCGACGCCGACATCTACGGCCACAGCGTGCCGGGCCTGCTCGGTTCCACCCAGGGCCCGAGCGTGGTGGACGACATGATCCTCCCGCCCATCGCGCACGGCATCAAACACATCTCCATCGGCCACTTCGTCGAGGGCAACGCTCCCATCGTCTGGCGCGGTCCGATGCTGCACCGCGCGATCCAGCAGTTCCTCGGCGACGTGTACTGGGGCGACCTCGACGTCCTGCTCATGGACCTGCCCCCGGGCACCGGTGACGTGGCGTTGTCCGTGGCCCAGCTGCTCCCGAATGCCGAGCTGCTCATCGTCACCACCCCGCAGGCCGCGGCCGCCGAGGTCGCGGAGCGTGCCGGTTCCATCGTCCAGCAGACCCGCCAGCGCGTCGCCGGCGTGATCGAGAACATGTCCGCCATGGTGCTCCCGGACGGCACGGTCATGGACGTCTTCGGCTCCGGCGGCGGCCAGACCGTGGCGGATCGCCTCACCACGCTGACCGGCACCGATGTCGCGCTGATGGGTCAGATTCCGCTGGACCCGCAGCTGCGGATTCACGGCGACGACGGTCAGCCCGTGGTCGTCTCCGAGCCCGACTCCCCCGCGGCTAAGGCCGTGCGGGAGATCGCCGACCAGCTCGCGGTCCGCCGGGAATCCCTCGCGGGCAAGCGCCTCGGCCTGGGTGTGACCACTAAGTAA
- a CDS encoding DUF1003 domain-containing protein: MADYKGSDLDKPLNAKRRSLFNVSDDAVGAGAEAVARFFGTGTYLMWQTVFVVIWIALNAGAWWWAWDPYPFILLNLAFSTQAAYSAPLILLAQNRQEDRNKVQLAADRRRDDLTKADTEFLAREVASVRQSLGETVSRDYLRRELDDVKSLLERIEAKLDDAAADDNESAADLHEPIQGDLEERWRRG; the protein is encoded by the coding sequence ATGGCTGATTACAAAGGCTCTGACCTGGATAAGCCGCTCAACGCCAAACGACGCAGTCTCTTCAACGTCAGCGACGACGCGGTCGGCGCCGGCGCGGAGGCGGTGGCCCGGTTCTTCGGCACCGGAACCTACCTCATGTGGCAGACGGTGTTTGTGGTCATCTGGATCGCCCTCAACGCCGGCGCCTGGTGGTGGGCGTGGGACCCGTACCCGTTCATCCTGCTCAACCTGGCCTTCTCCACCCAGGCCGCCTACTCGGCGCCCCTGATTCTGCTGGCCCAGAACCGGCAGGAGGACCGCAACAAGGTCCAGCTCGCCGCCGACCGCCGCCGCGACGACCTCACCAAGGCCGACACGGAGTTCCTCGCCCGCGAGGTCGCCAGCGTGCGCCAGTCCCTCGGCGAGACCGTGTCCCGCGACTACCTGCGCCGGGAGCTTGACGACGTCAAGTCGCTCCTCGAACGCATCGAGGCAAAACTCGACGACGCCGCCGCCGACGACAACGAGTCCGCCGCCGATCTGCACGAGCCGATCCAGGGCGATCTAGAAGAACGCTGGCGCCGCGGCTAA
- a CDS encoding magnesium transporter MgtE N-terminal domain-containing protein, translating to MSGVTRVYAGRLVGLQVRGPDFEIIGRVRDVVINVRPGATSRAMGLVIELVNKRRIFVPMLRISEIEPGDVTLNTGSVSMRAFSPRSAELTVMGDLVGSKVSTDDPDHADLHGVGLEIADLELERTRTRDWVITKVAVFTGRTRFGRSPKLRTLPWLSIDGVAGSVVESNSSVSDTVATYEDMRPADAATSFQELSSARRSQVARELSDELLADILAELPDDHQAHLLETLDIERAADVLEEMDPDDAADVLQELSNAKAEVLLGLMDPEESAPVRRMMSFADDTVGALMTPEPLVLTPQTTVAEALALARDPELPTSLASLIFVVRPPTATPTGPYLGCVHLQKLLREPPSELIGGLLDDDLPILYATDSEETAARYFATYNLVCGPVLDDDGHLLGAVAVDDLIDHLLPEDWRETGLRPETRATSSASGLNPTPEVNNG from the coding sequence ATGAGTGGAGTCACCCGTGTATACGCCGGCAGGCTCGTCGGCCTCCAGGTCCGCGGCCCGGATTTTGAGATCATCGGTCGTGTCCGCGATGTGGTCATCAACGTCCGCCCCGGCGCCACCTCCCGGGCGATGGGCCTGGTCATCGAGCTGGTGAACAAACGCCGCATCTTCGTCCCCATGCTGCGCATCTCCGAGATCGAACCCGGTGACGTCACCCTCAACACCGGGTCAGTCTCCATGCGTGCCTTCTCCCCGCGCTCCGCCGAGCTCACCGTCATGGGTGACCTGGTGGGCTCCAAGGTCTCCACCGACGATCCCGACCACGCCGACCTGCACGGCGTAGGGCTGGAGATCGCGGACCTGGAACTCGAGCGCACCCGCACCCGTGATTGGGTGATCACCAAGGTCGCCGTCTTCACCGGCCGCACCCGCTTCGGCCGCTCCCCCAAGCTGCGCACCCTGCCGTGGCTGAGCATCGACGGCGTCGCGGGCTCCGTGGTCGAGTCGAACTCCTCGGTGTCCGACACGGTGGCCACCTACGAGGACATGCGCCCGGCTGACGCGGCCACGTCCTTCCAGGAGCTCAGCTCCGCCCGCCGCTCCCAGGTCGCGCGGGAGCTGTCCGACGAGCTGCTCGCCGACATCCTCGCCGAGCTGCCCGATGATCACCAGGCCCACCTGTTGGAGACCCTCGACATCGAACGCGCCGCGGACGTCCTTGAGGAGATGGACCCCGACGACGCCGCCGACGTCCTCCAGGAGCTCTCCAACGCCAAGGCCGAGGTGCTGCTCGGGCTCATGGACCCGGAGGAGTCCGCTCCCGTGCGCCGCATGATGAGCTTCGCCGACGACACCGTGGGCGCCCTGATGACCCCCGAGCCGCTCGTGCTGACCCCGCAGACCACGGTCGCCGAGGCACTGGCCCTGGCGCGCGACCCGGAACTGCCCACCTCGCTGGCCTCGCTGATCTTCGTCGTCCGTCCCCCCACGGCGACGCCGACCGGACCCTACCTTGGCTGCGTCCACCTGCAGAAACTCCTGCGGGAACCACCCTCCGAGCTCATCGGCGGGCTACTCGACGACGACCTGCCCATCCTCTACGCCACCGACTCCGAGGAGACGGCCGCGCGGTATTTCGCCACCTACAACCTCGTGTGCGGCCCGGTGCTCGACGACGACGGCCACCTGCTCGGCGCGGTCGCCGTCGATGACCTCATCGACCACCTGCTCCCCGAGGACTGGCGCGAGACCGGACTGCGCCCCGAGACCCGCGCAACGTCCAGTGCTTCCGGCCTGAACCCCACCCCGGAGGTGAACAATGGCTGA
- a CDS encoding general stress protein yields MATVNNIPQPRELPAGWPVGSFSTYQEAQRAVDTLSDNKFPVEHLSIVGVDLVQVEKVTGRLTWGRVLAGGAASGAWMGLFFGLLFSILGGPVLPAILWGVIVGAIFGMVFGAISYGVTGGQRDFTSATQIVAGRYDVISAPEHATAARDQIAQMSLADGSAGGSTSAGQ; encoded by the coding sequence ATGGCCACCGTCAACAACATCCCGCAGCCCCGCGAACTCCCGGCCGGCTGGCCCGTCGGCAGCTTCAGCACCTACCAGGAGGCCCAGCGGGCCGTCGATACGCTCAGCGACAACAAGTTCCCCGTCGAGCACCTCTCCATCGTCGGCGTCGACCTCGTGCAGGTGGAGAAGGTCACCGGGCGACTCACCTGGGGCCGCGTGCTCGCCGGCGGCGCGGCGTCGGGTGCCTGGATGGGTCTGTTCTTTGGTCTGCTGTTCAGCATCCTCGGTGGCCCGGTCCTCCCGGCCATCCTCTGGGGTGTCATTGTCGGTGCCATCTTCGGCATGGTCTTCGGCGCGATCTCCTACGGCGTCACCGGTGGCCAACGCGACTTCACCTCCGCCACCCAGATCGTCGCCGGGCGGTACGACGTCATCAGCGCCCCCGAGCATGCCACCGCCGCACGCGACCAGATCGCCCAGATGAGCCTGGCCGACGGCTCGGCGGGTGGCAGCACCAGCGCCGGACAGTAG
- a CDS encoding multifunctional oxoglutarate decarboxylase/oxoglutarate dehydrogenase thiamine pyrophosphate-binding subunit/dihydrolipoyllysine-residue succinyltransferase subunit encodes MSSANSFGQNTWLVDDMYQQFKKDPQSVDKEWRELFEKNGAPNTAADSQTSGTPAENPTQPAPKGAREEQKKDAKAPATTAGPRQTTKATGEHVGKAVQEEKAAKAEKPARKAPVSPMDKAKDAPEAGAKQLKGMFKAIAKNMDESLEVPTATTVRDMPVKLMWENRSMVNDHLKRTIGGKISFTHIVGYAIVRAVMNHPDMNLRYELDESGKPQSVTPEHINLGLAIDLPQKDGSRALVVAAIKEAEKMNFSEFIEAYDDIVNRSQAGKLKLDDYQGITISLTNPGGIGTRHSIPRLTKGQGTIIGMGSMDFPAEFAGTAPDRLADMGIGRLLTLTSTYDHRVIQGAESGEFLRTISQLLVDNKFWDHIFRCMGVPYAPVRWAQDLPDAGTDKNTRVMQLIEAYRSRGHLVADTNPLHWVQPGLPVPDHRDLDPATHGLTLWDLDRTFNVGGFAGRESMTLREVMSTLRRAYTLKVGSEYTHILDRDEREWLRDRLEAGMPKPTNAEQKYILQKLNAAEAFENFLQTKYVGQKRFSLEGSETLIPMMDSIIDTAAGQGLDEVVIGMPHRGRLNVLFNIVGKPLANIFNEFEGRMTGGQAGGSGDVKYHLGSEGEHIQMFGDGEIKVTLAANPSHLEAVDPVVVGMARAKQDILDKGEEGYTVVPLLLHGDASFAGLGVVQETINLSQLRGYTVGGTIHIVVNNQVGFTTTPDSGRSTYYSTDLAKGFDSPVFHVNGEDPEAVVWVAQLATEYRRRFGKDVFIDLISYRLRGHNEADDPTMTQPEMYERITDRKSVRTKYTEELIGRGELSEKDAEAAERDFTDQMDSVFHEVKESGNESPKKQMGITDSQTLSTGLDTSVSQEILDALGNSYINPPEGFTMHKRVKPLAKKRAQSVTEGGIDWAWAELLAFGSLAAEGKLVRLAGEDSRRGTFTQRHAVTIDQETGAEYNPLQSVADGAGNGGKFLVYNSALTEFAGLGFEYGYSVGNLDSVVAWEAQFGDFVNGGQTIIDQYISSGEAKWGQLSNLIMLLPHGYEGQGPDHSSARIERFLQLAAEGSYTVAQPTAPANYFHLLRRHALGTMRRPLVVFTPKSMLRNKDAVSAPEDFTKVTSFQSVINDTRLVDAEGKAVGDVDKVKTVLLCSGKIYYELEKKRAELGREDVAIVRLEMIHPIPFNRLKEAFGAYPNLEQIRFVQDEPANQGPWPFLHEHLPELIPDMPRMTRVSRRAQSSTATGIAKVHQLEQANLLEEAFQD; translated from the coding sequence GTGAGCAGCGCTAATTCTTTCGGCCAAAACACCTGGCTGGTCGACGACATGTATCAGCAGTTCAAGAAGGATCCGCAGTCGGTCGACAAGGAGTGGCGCGAGCTCTTCGAGAAGAACGGCGCGCCCAACACCGCCGCCGACTCCCAGACCTCCGGCACCCCGGCGGAGAACCCCACTCAGCCCGCTCCGAAGGGTGCGCGCGAGGAGCAGAAGAAGGACGCCAAGGCACCGGCCACCACCGCGGGGCCGCGCCAGACCACGAAGGCCACCGGCGAGCACGTCGGCAAGGCCGTCCAGGAGGAGAAGGCCGCCAAGGCAGAGAAGCCCGCCCGCAAGGCGCCGGTCTCCCCCATGGACAAGGCGAAGGACGCCCCCGAGGCCGGAGCCAAGCAGCTCAAGGGCATGTTCAAGGCGATCGCCAAGAACATGGACGAGTCCCTCGAGGTTCCCACCGCCACCACCGTGCGTGACATGCCCGTCAAGCTCATGTGGGAGAACCGCTCGATGGTCAACGACCATCTCAAGCGCACCATCGGCGGCAAGATCTCCTTCACCCACATCGTCGGTTACGCCATCGTCCGCGCGGTAATGAACCACCCGGACATGAACCTGCGCTACGAGCTCGACGAGAGCGGCAAGCCGCAGTCCGTCACCCCGGAGCACATCAACCTGGGCCTGGCCATCGACCTTCCGCAGAAGGACGGCTCCCGCGCGCTCGTCGTCGCCGCCATCAAGGAAGCCGAAAAGATGAACTTCTCGGAGTTCATCGAGGCATACGACGACATCGTCAACCGCTCCCAGGCCGGCAAGCTCAAACTCGACGACTACCAGGGCATCACCATCTCCCTGACCAACCCGGGCGGCATCGGCACCCGCCACTCCATCCCGCGCCTGACCAAGGGCCAGGGCACCATCATCGGCATGGGCTCGATGGATTTCCCGGCCGAGTTCGCGGGCACCGCCCCCGACCGCCTCGCCGACATGGGTATCGGCCGCCTGCTCACGCTGACCTCCACCTACGACCACCGCGTCATCCAGGGTGCGGAGTCCGGCGAGTTCCTGCGCACCATCTCCCAGCTGCTGGTGGACAACAAGTTCTGGGACCACATCTTCCGCTGCATGGGTGTCCCCTACGCCCCCGTCCGCTGGGCTCAGGATCTGCCCGACGCCGGCACCGACAAGAACACCCGCGTCATGCAGCTCATCGAGGCCTACCGCTCGCGCGGCCACCTCGTCGCCGACACCAACCCGCTGCACTGGGTCCAGCCCGGTCTGCCGGTCCCGGACCACCGCGACCTCGACCCCGCCACCCACGGCCTCACCCTGTGGGACCTCGACCGCACCTTCAACGTCGGCGGTTTCGCCGGCCGCGAGTCCATGACGCTGCGCGAGGTCATGAGCACCCTGCGCCGCGCCTACACCCTGAAGGTCGGCTCCGAGTACACCCACATCCTCGACCGCGACGAGCGCGAGTGGCTGCGCGACCGGCTCGAGGCCGGCATGCCCAAGCCCACCAACGCCGAGCAGAAGTACATCCTGCAGAAGCTCAACGCCGCCGAGGCCTTCGAGAACTTCCTGCAGACCAAGTACGTCGGCCAGAAGCGCTTCTCCCTCGAGGGCTCCGAGACGCTCATCCCGATGATGGACTCCATCATCGACACCGCCGCGGGCCAGGGCCTCGACGAGGTCGTCATCGGCATGCCCCACCGTGGACGCCTCAACGTCCTGTTCAACATCGTGGGCAAGCCGCTGGCGAACATCTTCAACGAGTTCGAGGGTCGCATGACCGGCGGACAGGCCGGCGGCTCGGGCGACGTGAAGTACCACCTCGGCTCCGAGGGCGAGCACATCCAGATGTTCGGCGACGGCGAGATCAAGGTCACCCTGGCTGCCAACCCGTCCCACCTCGAGGCCGTCGACCCGGTCGTGGTGGGCATGGCGCGCGCCAAACAGGACATCCTGGACAAGGGTGAGGAGGGCTACACCGTGGTCCCCCTCTTGCTGCACGGCGACGCCTCCTTCGCCGGCCTCGGCGTGGTGCAGGAGACCATCAACCTCTCCCAGCTGCGCGGTTACACCGTCGGCGGCACCATCCACATCGTCGTCAACAACCAGGTCGGCTTCACCACCACCCCGGACTCCGGGCGTTCGACCTACTACTCCACCGACCTGGCCAAGGGCTTCGACTCCCCGGTCTTCCACGTCAACGGCGAGGATCCCGAGGCAGTCGTCTGGGTGGCCCAGCTGGCCACCGAGTACCGCCGTCGCTTCGGCAAGGACGTCTTCATCGACCTCATCTCCTACCGCCTGCGCGGTCACAACGAGGCCGATGACCCGACCATGACGCAGCCGGAGATGTACGAGCGCATCACCGACCGCAAGAGCGTGCGCACCAAGTACACCGAGGAGCTCATCGGCCGCGGCGAGCTCTCCGAGAAGGACGCCGAGGCCGCCGAGCGCGACTTCACCGACCAGATGGACTCCGTGTTCCACGAGGTCAAGGAGTCCGGCAACGAGAGCCCGAAGAAGCAGATGGGCATCACCGATTCCCAGACGCTCTCCACCGGCCTGGACACCTCCGTCTCCCAGGAGATCCTCGACGCACTGGGCAACTCCTACATCAACCCGCCCGAGGGTTTCACCATGCACAAGCGTGTGAAGCCGCTGGCCAAGAAGCGCGCACAGTCCGTCACCGAGGGTGGCATCGACTGGGCCTGGGCCGAGCTGCTCGCCTTCGGCTCCCTCGCCGCGGAGGGCAAGCTCGTCCGCCTGGCCGGCGAGGATTCCCGCCGAGGCACCTTCACCCAGCGCCACGCCGTCACCATCGACCAAGAGACCGGCGCGGAGTACAATCCGCTGCAGTCCGTGGCTGATGGGGCCGGCAACGGCGGCAAGTTCCTCGTCTACAACTCGGCGCTGACCGAGTTCGCGGGCCTCGGCTTCGAGTACGGCTACTCCGTGGGCAACCTCGACTCCGTGGTCGCCTGGGAGGCGCAGTTCGGCGACTTCGTCAACGGCGGCCAGACCATCATCGACCAGTACATCTCCTCCGGTGAGGCCAAGTGGGGCCAGCTCTCCAACCTCATCATGCTGCTCCCCCACGGCTACGAAGGCCAGGGCCCGGACCACTCCTCCGCCCGCATCGAGCGTTTCCTGCAGCTCGCCGCGGAGGGTTCCTACACGGTGGCTCAGCCGACCGCGCCGGCGAACTACTTCCACCTGCTGCGTCGCCACGCGCTGGGCACCATGCGTCGCCCGCTGGTCGTCTTCACCCCGAAGTCGATGCTGCGCAACAAGGACGCCGTCTCGGCTCCGGAGGATTTCACCAAGGTCACCAGCTTCCAGTCGGTCATCAACGACACCCGCCTCGTCGACGCCGAGGGCAAGGCTGTCGGCGACGTGGACAAGGTCAAGACCGTCCTGCTCTGCTCGGGCAAGATCTACTACGAGCTGGAGAAGAAGCGTGCGGAGCTCGGCCGCGAAGACGTCGCCATCGTGCGCCTGGAGATGATCCACCCGATCCCCTTCAACCGCCTCAAGGAAGCGTTCGGCGCGTACCCGAACCTGGAGCAGATCCGCTTCGTCCAGGACGAGCCCGCCAACCAGGGCCCGTGGCCGTTCCTGCACGAGCACCTGCCGGAGCTCATCCCGGACATGCCGCGCATGACGCGTGTCTCCCGACGCGCCCAGTCGTCCACGGCGACCGGCATCGCCAAGGTCCACCAGCTCGAGCAGGCCAACCTGCTCGAGGAGGCCTTCCAGGACTAA